A portion of the Malania oleifera isolate guangnan ecotype guangnan chromosome 3, ASM2987363v1, whole genome shotgun sequence genome contains these proteins:
- the LOC131151269 gene encoding uncharacterized protein LOC131151269, with protein MSGDESKNGSSRCCKVGQIRAYPKVVKTVVLEVKRTKRIRNLKAMVREKEGISESLQQLFFAGDQLRDDQTLVDYGIKKNSTLHLEAPDTTQSIKSLIHIKEGIEPDRYTLMHAGKLLEDSMTLASLNILGQTTVYLAIAGSMMDFPIQGHVMCYAGKQLEDCKSLVHYNIKEGSTLEICTTIQIFVRTWNGGSLTLDVLPSDTSRDVNEKETA; from the exons ATGAGTGGTGATGAGAGTAAGAATGGATCGTCTAGGTGTTGTAAAGTGGGTCAG ATACGTGCATACCCAAAAGTTGTGAAGACAGTAGTCTTAGAAGTAAAGAGAACTAAGAGAATCAGGAATCTTAAAGCAATGGTGCGTGAGAAGGAAGGTATCTCTGAAAGTCTACAACAACTTTTCTTTGCTGGGGATCAGCTAAGAGATGATCAGACACTAGTTGACTATGGCATTAAAAAGAACTCCACCCTCCATCT TGAAGCTCCAGATACTACCCAAAGCATCAAGTCTCTGATTCACATCAAGGAGGGAATTGAACCTGATCGGTATACCTTAATGCATGCTGGAAAATTACTTGAAGATAGCATGACTTTGGCTTCTCTTAACATACTAGGTCAGACTACTGTTTATTTG GCAATAGCTGGGAGCATGATGGATTTTCCAATCCAGGGCCATGTTATGTGTTATGCAGGCAAACAACTTGAGGATTGCAAGAGCTTGGTTCATTATAACATAAAGGAAGGATCAACCTTAGAGATTTGTACTACCATTCAGATATTTGTTAGGACATGGAATGGAGGAAGCTTGACGCTTGATGTGCTGCCATCTGATACTTCAAGGGATGTGAATGAAAAG GAAACTGCATAG
- the LOC131151567 gene encoding kinesin-like protein KIN-10A: MAPTPSSKSNPGQHTHPKTPQSKHRLHFNAAKIAHPSPNPNAVTKETPPPEHPVEVIGRIRDYPDRKEKPLSVLQANLDRHSLRLRTDIGYRDFSLDGVSLSEEEDLDGFYKKFVESRINGVKLGEKCTIMMYGPTGSGKSHTMFGCSKQPGIVYRSLKDILGEGGEENDANGTNVGLRMFVQVTVLEIYNEEIYDLLSGNNGGGFGLGWSKGCASKVKLEVMGKKAKNATFISGNEAGKISKEIQKVEKRRIVKSTLCNERSSRSHCMIILDVPMVGGRLMLVDMAGSENIEQAGQAGFEAKMQTGKINQGNIALKRVVESIANGDSHVPFRDSKLTMLLQDSFEDDKSKILMILCASPDPKEMHKTISTLEYGAKAKCIVRGHHTPTKDKISLEDSSAIVLGSRIAAMDQFIFKLQTENKLREKQCNEAHKELLKKEEEVAQLRAKIEHMGGKGSGANEEEINLKVNERTQFLKSELEKKLQECQKMANEFVELSRRRMEEKIFQQQKEVEMLRRRLEEIESELSRSRGSSGEGKGAKDVDGSSFAKRLQEIYADEDPGMVKSMDLDMGDQEIFVRDTNYINSGVCQTSNMGNQGSPSYSQLISLKQEEDHEIFAQRYTNRGGLSTVFEEEEIEEEEYTDNAVDEEVKKEVIKEKTVDNAGMVQASPGINFNMGPSASPKNFSVTPKFPSRSSEEKGLELAGENPKDAASSRRMRIQNIFTLCGNYRELSQHITTPVLTKKGSETHDFRSSPVRTVEEDSAVKVLFKENSPHKSIPVEPLASIKPENGQKLTEPQVKANKVADEIALDLKENYNHPVDENGSGLIEVYVKWEASKENPGKLITTLKVVKDASLSDLRKLIEIYLGADQQAFTFLVLGDPTGAPVPRDKEATVQANRLPICHNQLSGRLACLRPVKGIQHPKHLPLSSLENKLPLTPNSCFKQQGDCLSPKLAQNFSSTPYITVSRH; this comes from the exons ATGGCTCCTACGCCCTCCTCCAAATCTAACCCAGGCCAACACACTCACCCAAAAACACCCCAATCGAAGCACCGCCTCCACTTCAATGCGGCGAAAATCGCTCACCCATCTCCAAATCCAAACGCTGTGACCAAAGAAACCCCGCCGCCGGAGCACCCCGTCGAAGTGATAGGCCGAATTCGCGACTACCCGGACCGAAAGGAGAAACCCTTATCGGTATTGCAGGCAAATCTGGATCGTCACTCTCTTCGGCTTCGAACAGATATAGGGTACCGGGACTTCAGTCTAGATGGCGTATCTTTATCCGAAGAGGAAGATCTTGATGGGTTTTACAAGAAATTTGTGGAATCGAGGATCAATGGGGTTAAATTGGGGGAAAAATGTACCATCATGATGTACGGTCCGACCGGGTCTGGGAAGAGTCACACCATGTTTGGGTGCTCCAAGCAGCCTGGGATTGTTTATAGATCTTTGAAAGATATTTTGGGAGAAGGGGGCGAAGAGAATGATGCGAATGGTACGAATGTTGGCCTCCGGATGTTTGTTCAGGTCACCGTGCTTGAGATTTATAATGAGGAGATTTATGACCTTCTGTCCGGCAATAATGGTGGGGGATTTGGTCTTGGGTGGTCAAAGGGCTGTGCTTCTAAG GTAAAACTAGAAGTGATGGGGAAGAAGGCCAAGAATGCAACCTTTATTTCTGGAAATGAAGCAGGGAAGATATCAAAAGAGATACAGAAGGTCGAGAAACGCAGGATTGTTAAAAGCACACTCTGTAATGAGAGAAGCTCTCGAAGCCACTGCATG ATAATTCTTGATGTGCCAATGGTTGGAGGACGGCTGATGCTTGTGGACATGGCAGGTTCTGAAAATATTGAGCAAGCTGGTCAGGCAGGATTTGAAGCAAAAATGCAG ACAGGGAAAATCAACCAAGGAAATATCGCCCTCAAGAGAGTGGTTGAGTCAATTGCAAATGGTGATTCTCATGTTCCCTTCAGAGATAGCAAGTTAACCATGCTTTTGCAG gattcttttgaggATGACAAGTCAAAAATTTTGATGATACTGTGTGCAAGTCCCGACCCTAAGGAGATGCATAAGACAATCTCCACTCTTGAATATGGAGCAAAGGCAAAATGTATTGTTCGTGGCCATCATACACCAACAAAGGATAAAATCAGCTTAGAAGATTCATCAGCAATTGTTTTAGGTTCAAGGATTGCGGCCATGGACCAGTTCATTTTTAAGCTTCAGACAGAGAACAAGCTTAGAGAGAAGCAGTGCAATGAAGCCCATAAAGAGCTCTTGAAGAAAGAAGAGGAAGTTGCACAACTGAGAGCTAAAATTGAGCATATGGGAGGGAAGGGATCAGGGGCAAATGAAGAAGAGATCAACTTGAAGGTGAATGAGCGAACCCAGTTTCTTAAATCTGAGTTGGAAAAGAAATTGCAGGAGTGTCAGAAAATGGCAAATGAGTTTGTCGAATTAAGTAGAAGGAGAATGGAGGAAAAGATATTTCAACAACAAAAGGAAGTTGAAATGCTGAGGCGACGCTTGGAGGAAATAGAGTCTGAGCTTTCCCGTTCTAGGGGCAGCAGTGGGGAGGGGAAAGGGGCAAAGGATGTGGATGGAAGCAGCTTTGCCAAAAGGTTGCAAGAAATCTATGCTGATGAGGACCCAGGGATGGTGAAATCCATGGATTTGGACATGGGTGATCAAGAAATATTTGTTCGTGATACAAATTATATAAATAGTGGTGTTTGTCAAACTAGCAATATGGGCAACCAAGGATCTCCAAGCTATTCTCAATTGATTTCATTGAAACAGGAGGAAGATCATGAAATTTTTGCACAAAGATATACCAACAGAGGAGGTTTGAGCACAGTTTTTGAggaagaagaaatagaagaggaGGAATACACAGATAACGCTGTGGATGAAGAAGTGAAGAAAGAAGTGATTAAAGAAAAGACTGTGGATAATGCTGGAATGGTTCAAGCTAGTCCTGGAATCAATTTCAATATGGGTCCTTCTGCTTCTCCAAAGAATTTTTCTGTCACACCAAAATTTCCAAGCAGAAGTTCAGAGGAGAAAGGTTTGGAATTGGCAGGTGAAAATCCCAAAGATGCTGCCTCTTCAAGGCGAATGAGAATCCAAAACATATTCACACTTTGCGGGAACTATAGAGAGCTTTCTCAACATATCACAACCCCTGTGCTTACCAAAAAGGGCTCTGAAACTCATGATTTCCGGTCATCCCCAGTAAGAACCGTTGAGGAGGATTCTGCTGTAAAAGTGCTTTTCAAAGAAAATTCGCCTCATAAAAGTATTCCTGTGGAGCCACTTGCATCAATTAAACCAGAAAATGGGCAGAAGTTGACGGAACCCCAGGTAAAAGCAAATAAGGTAGCTGACGAGATAGCACTGGATCTGAAGGAAAACTACAACCACCCAGTTGATGAGAACGGCAGTGGCCTGATTGAGGTGTATGTGAAATGGGAGGCATCAAAAGAGAATCCAGGGAAGCTCATTACCACACTTAAGGTAGTAAAGGATGCTAGCTTATCTGATTTGCGAAAGCTGATTGAAATATACCTTGGTGCAGATCAGCAAGCATTTACTTTTCTTGTCCTTGGG GATCCTACTGGAGCTCCAGTGCCCAGAGACAAGGAAGCAACAGTGCAGGCTAACAGACTCCCCATTTGTCACAACCAGTTGAGTGGCCGCCTCGCTTGCTTGCGTCCAGTGAAGGGAATTCAGCACCCAAAGCATCTCCCACTAAGCTCACTGGAAAATAAACTTCCCCTTACTCCAAATTCCTGTTTCAAGCAGCAAGGTGACTGTTTGTCACCAAAATTGGCACAAAACTTCAGTTCTACTCCTTATATAACTGTTAGTAGACATTAG